The following are encoded together in the Streptomyces rapamycinicus NRRL 5491 genome:
- a CDS encoding type I polyketide synthase, which produces MSNEEKLVDYLKWTTSELHETRQRLREIQEELEEPIAIVGMACRFPGGVRTPAQLWDLVADGRDAVSSFPTDRGWDLENLYHPDPENHGTSYVRAGGFIYDAADFDAEFFDIGAREAAAIEPQQRMLLELAWEATESAGIDPHTLRGSRTSVYTGVMYHDYASRLDEIPEGLLGHVGNGNAGSVSSGRVAFTLGLQGAAVSLDTACSSSLVAMHLAAGALRRRECTLALAGGAAIMYTASVFQVASSQRQLSPDVRCRSFADAADGMVYGEGAGLLLLERLSDARRNGHPVLSVIRGSAINQDGASTGMAAPNGPAQQQLIRDALANALLSTGDVDAVEAHGTGTAFGDTIELQALLATYGQDRPDDRPLLLGSIKSNIGHTQAAAGMAGVIKMVMAMRRGVLPRSLHIDRPTRLVHWRKGAVRLLTERMDWPRVDRPRRAGVSSFSASGTNAHVILEEFTESVEGSADEDGARDPGVVPWVLSARGTAALRGQARALAAHVAAPGLSPTDVGWSLATTRSVFDHRAVVVGRGPDELRAGLAALAAGEPHPSVVGPEVARTGAAASAGGTVFAFGGEGGHPPGTGRELYDRFPVFATAFDEVGELLGTKGEHDTSSRAGLFALYIALARLLASVGVRPDAVVGCGVGEIAAAHITAALDLAAACRLVAAGADPGPVEYERPPMPSLDGAGAVWELGPGAMLPSAPAALVLAPFRGEGAEVRALMCGLARTHTMGATVDWAALFDGAPAPRTVPLPTYAFQRQRFWLENEAPSDAVPTVETWADAEFWDAVERTDAVALTRALEVPADRREVLAEILPALATWRRQREWRYRIAWKPLPDPPAPRLTGIWLVVASGDGGDDATVAAVTTALRDHGAETVMFAPNTAPSLAGRPVAGVLSLLALEGAPPGDDGRSPALAPTVELFETLRRAGVEAPVWLVTRGGVSVDVGDPMSRPEQAGFRGLGGALAMERPRWWGGLVDLPDRFDDRAGRRLAGVLSGAYGEVEVAVRGDSCFARRLVRDVPTALTTPARPLRGTVLITGAATALGAHTARWAAGDGAEHLLLIDTAPPAADLVAELGATGVRTSVATVDVADPAALTTAVAGIPAEFPLTAVLYLAAPLAPEAGQLEVARIEREWAATVAGAVNLCALGSDHELSAVVLGCSVVGVLPSPGLGNQAPAHAYLDALAQECRARGVPATSVCWGSVDDPDTAVGAAKQLRANGLPALPQRSAAALLRQAVMADAASVVIADIDWAWMRAHASELGTHRLFDDVSGPSSTPHTHRGR; this is translated from the coding sequence ATGAGCAACGAGGAAAAGCTCGTCGACTATCTCAAGTGGACCACGTCCGAGCTCCATGAGACCCGGCAGCGGCTGCGGGAGATCCAGGAGGAGCTGGAGGAGCCAATCGCCATCGTGGGCATGGCCTGCCGCTTCCCCGGCGGTGTGCGCACCCCGGCCCAGCTGTGGGACCTGGTGGCCGACGGGCGGGACGCCGTCTCCAGCTTCCCCACCGACCGGGGCTGGGACCTGGAGAACCTCTACCACCCCGATCCGGAGAACCACGGCACCTCGTACGTACGGGCCGGCGGTTTCATCTATGACGCGGCCGACTTCGACGCGGAGTTCTTCGACATCGGCGCCCGGGAGGCGGCGGCCATCGAACCGCAGCAGCGGATGCTGCTGGAGCTGGCGTGGGAGGCGACGGAAAGCGCGGGCATCGATCCGCACACCCTGCGGGGCAGCCGGACCAGTGTCTACACGGGGGTGATGTACCACGACTACGCCTCGCGTCTGGACGAGATCCCCGAGGGTCTGCTGGGCCATGTGGGCAACGGCAACGCGGGCAGTGTGTCCTCGGGCCGGGTGGCGTTCACGCTCGGTCTGCAGGGCGCGGCGGTCAGTCTGGACACCGCGTGTTCGTCGTCGCTGGTGGCGATGCATCTGGCGGCCGGGGCGCTGAGGCGGCGCGAGTGCACGCTGGCGCTGGCCGGTGGCGCCGCCATCATGTACACCGCGAGCGTGTTCCAAGTGGCCTCCAGTCAGCGCCAGTTGTCGCCCGATGTCCGGTGCCGGTCGTTCGCGGACGCCGCCGACGGCATGGTGTACGGGGAGGGCGCCGGTCTGCTGCTGCTGGAGCGGCTGTCGGACGCACGGCGCAACGGCCATCCGGTGCTGTCCGTGATCCGCGGCTCGGCCATCAACCAGGACGGTGCCAGTACGGGCATGGCCGCGCCCAACGGCCCCGCCCAGCAGCAGCTGATCCGCGACGCCCTGGCGAACGCCCTGCTGTCCACGGGTGACGTGGACGCGGTGGAGGCGCATGGCACGGGTACCGCGTTCGGGGACACCATCGAGCTCCAGGCGCTGCTCGCCACGTACGGACAGGACCGTCCGGACGACCGGCCGCTGCTGCTGGGATCCATCAAGTCGAACATCGGTCATACGCAGGCCGCCGCCGGAATGGCCGGTGTGATCAAGATGGTGATGGCGATGCGCCGGGGCGTGCTGCCACGTTCGCTCCACATCGACCGGCCGACCCGGCTGGTGCACTGGCGCAAGGGCGCGGTGCGGCTGCTGACCGAGCGGATGGACTGGCCGCGGGTGGACCGGCCGCGTCGGGCCGGTGTGTCCTCGTTCAGCGCCAGCGGCACCAACGCCCATGTGATTCTGGAGGAGTTCACCGAATCGGTGGAGGGATCCGCCGACGAGGATGGTGCCCGCGACCCGGGGGTGGTGCCGTGGGTGCTGTCCGCGCGGGGGACCGCGGCGCTGCGCGGCCAGGCCCGTGCGCTGGCCGCACATGTGGCCGCTCCCGGGCTGTCCCCCACAGACGTCGGTTGGTCGCTGGCGACCACGCGTTCGGTGTTCGACCACCGGGCGGTCGTGGTCGGCCGGGGGCCGGACGAGCTGAGGGCGGGGCTGGCCGCGCTGGCGGCCGGTGAGCCGCACCCCTCGGTGGTGGGACCCGAAGTGGCCCGTACCGGCGCGGCGGCCTCGGCGGGCGGGACGGTGTTCGCCTTCGGTGGGGAGGGCGGTCATCCGCCGGGGACGGGCCGCGAGCTGTACGACCGGTTCCCCGTCTTCGCCACGGCCTTCGACGAGGTCGGTGAGCTGCTCGGGACGAAGGGGGAGCACGACACGTCCTCCCGGGCCGGGCTGTTCGCCCTCTACATCGCGCTGGCCCGGCTGCTGGCCTCGGTGGGGGTACGGCCGGACGCGGTGGTGGGCTGTGGGGTCGGTGAGATCGCCGCGGCGCACATCACCGCTGCTCTGGACCTCGCCGCCGCCTGCCGGCTGGTTGCCGCCGGCGCCGATCCGGGCCCGGTGGAGTACGAGCGGCCGCCCATGCCCTCGCTCGACGGGGCCGGTGCGGTGTGGGAACTGGGGCCCGGGGCGATGCTGCCTTCCGCCCCGGCGGCGCTGGTGCTGGCGCCCTTCCGTGGCGAGGGGGCCGAGGTGCGGGCGCTGATGTGCGGCCTGGCCCGTACGCACACCATGGGCGCCACCGTGGACTGGGCGGCCCTGTTCGACGGCGCCCCCGCTCCGCGTACCGTCCCACTGCCCACCTACGCCTTTCAGCGACAGCGCTTCTGGCTGGAGAACGAGGCGCCGTCGGACGCCGTGCCCACGGTGGAGACCTGGGCGGACGCCGAGTTCTGGGATGCCGTGGAACGTACGGACGCGGTGGCCCTGACCCGGGCGCTCGAGGTCCCCGCCGACCGGCGGGAGGTGCTGGCGGAGATCCTGCCCGCCCTGGCCACTTGGCGGCGGCAGCGGGAGTGGCGCTACCGCATCGCCTGGAAGCCCCTCCCCGACCCGCCGGCACCACGGCTGACCGGCATCTGGCTGGTGGTGGCGTCAGGCGACGGCGGGGACGACGCCACGGTGGCCGCCGTGACCACCGCGCTGCGCGACCATGGCGCGGAGACCGTCATGTTCGCTCCGAACACCGCGCCGTCCCTCGCCGGGCGGCCGGTCGCGGGGGTGCTCTCCCTGCTGGCGCTGGAAGGCGCGCCACCGGGCGACGACGGGCGGAGCCCGGCGCTCGCCCCGACCGTCGAGTTGTTCGAGACGCTGCGGCGGGCCGGGGTCGAGGCTCCGGTGTGGCTGGTCACCCGCGGTGGCGTCAGTGTCGACGTGGGCGATCCGATGTCCCGTCCGGAGCAGGCCGGATTCCGGGGCCTGGGCGGCGCGCTGGCGATGGAGCGTCCGCGCTGGTGGGGCGGGCTGGTCGACCTGCCGGACAGGTTCGACGACCGCGCGGGGCGGCGGCTCGCGGGCGTGCTGTCCGGGGCGTACGGCGAGGTGGAGGTGGCCGTACGAGGCGACAGCTGCTTCGCCCGGCGTCTGGTGCGCGATGTCCCCACGGCCCTCACCACCCCCGCCCGACCGCTCCGGGGAACGGTCCTCATCACGGGTGCCGCCACCGCCCTGGGCGCCCACACCGCCCGCTGGGCGGCCGGGGACGGCGCCGAACACCTGCTGCTCATCGACACCGCGCCACCGGCCGCCGATCTGGTGGCCGAGCTCGGCGCCACCGGCGTACGGACGTCCGTGGCCACCGTCGATGTGGCGGACCCGGCGGCGCTGACCACGGCCGTGGCGGGCATTCCCGCGGAGTTCCCGCTGACGGCCGTCCTGTATCTCGCGGCGCCCCTGGCCCCGGAGGCGGGGCAGCTGGAGGTGGCGCGGATCGAGCGCGAGTGGGCGGCCACGGTGGCGGGCGCGGTGAACCTCTGCGCCCTCGGCAGCGACCATGAGCTGTCGGCTGTGGTGCTCGGGTGCTCGGTCGTGGGCGT